A region of the Thermogladius calderae 1633 genome:
TCTGCCCGTAAGCGGCGAAGTAGCTCGGGTACAGTAGCCTCAGGTCGACTGGTGGAACTCCCTCAATGAAGACTAGCACTGGCTGGTTGGGGTCGAAGCCGACGCCGGACACCGTCACGTTGGTGCCGAGAGCAGTCTTCCACAGCTGTACGACATTTGTAGGCGCGGTGACGTTAATCCCGCAGACTGTCATGCCCGAGACCAGGCAGTAGTACGGGCCTGCGAAGCTACCCGAGACGACACCAATGCCTGTGTTAGGCTCAACTCCGACAATGCTGGTGTACGGCCCTACTGTACCGGCTGGTGGCGTGAAGTAGGCTGTTGGACCGACAGCTATGTTGGTTCTAGCCGAGAACCTCAGCTGGACGGGGGCGGTGATGTTCTGGGTCTCACCGATCTCGTGGCCGCCCCTCACTATGGCCGAGGGCATTAGGACTACTACAATGTTGAAGCCGTCAGCGTCGGGCAGGAAGTTGTAACTGTCGATCTGCGTGCCAACCACGACGCTGGAGATCGTCAGGGTGTTGTCTGGAATGTCGACGTCAATGAATATGTGGGCTGGGACGCTTACAGTGCCAGCAGCAGTCGTGATGTTGCCTGGGGCGAACGCCCAGCCGAACACTATCACCTTGGCACCAGGGCTGGTTACCTTGAGAGCTGGCATAGAGGCCGCCACTACGTTATAGGCTGTAGAGCCGAAGGCGCCCACGTAGGCGTTGTAGTCGTAGGCCTCTATGTACGCGTTGAAAGTGATCACGTCCTTGAACGTGTAGCTGGCGTTGGTCGACTCGGTGACAATGACCGTGTAGGTGCCTCCAGGTATGTGGCCTATATACAGGGCGGTAGAGAACACGCCGTAAGCGTCAGTGGCGGCTATGACGGGTATCGTCTTGATGTAGTTGTAGAACGAGTTCCTGAACGTTATGTCTATTACGCCCACATTGGGGTCGAAGCCGGTGCCCACTACTAGTAGCTGGGTTATGTTCTCCTCGAGATCTCTGACAAAGGTGCCGGATATTGTGAGCAGGTCGACGTATACGCCTGTGTTGGGGTCGTAGAACCATAGGGCTGGCACAACGTTTATCGTGGTGCTAGCTGTGACGACGCCGTCGGTGGCTACTATCGTGTAAGTGCCCTTAGGCATGTTCTGGACCGACCATATGTATGTGAACACGCCTCTAGCATTGGTCTGAACGGAGCCGATCTGGACGTTTGTCTCGTTGATGTAGATGGTTACACCAGCGCCAGCTGTGAAGCCCACACCAGTTATGTTTACGATCGAGCCTGGTATTAGGCCACCCATACCGCCGGACTTGACAGTCGTGACGTTGAGTATCAGCTTGGGCACTAAGGTGAACGGCACGTAGTCGTAGGTGTTGGCCTCGAAGCCTGGGACGAAGGCATACACAGCGTAGTTAGTCGCGTAAGGGACGTAGGGCACTACTAGGACAGCCTGGAACTTACCGCCCTGCCCGACAAGTGCTAGTGTGCTAGCTAGGACCTGGTAGTTGCCTGGGGCAGGCGCTGTGCCTGTGTAGTTTACGAACGACACGTTGACCGTGTAGCCTAGAGGCGCTACGCCTGTAATTACGATGACGTCGCCGGGAGAGCCCTTACTAGGGGTGACTTGTAGCTGTAGGTTGCCTGTGACTCCTGCTACTGCCACTATTGGCGTTACTATAGAGGCGATTATTAGGGCGAGTACGAGCGTATAGGTTACTCTACTCATTCCACCACCACACTCGGACTGATAATTGATAAAGGGGGTTGGTTTTTAAGGGTGCGTACACAACCCTAAACCGATCATTAGATCCTGTGCACAGACCGCGGGAAGAGCTGTGCCCTCGTGGGCAGTCCAGGTTTCATGCTAAGCCTTGAACTCGACGACTATTATGCCTTTAGAGACCTCCTCTCTCAGTATGGTATAGCCGAGCCCTGCTAGCAGGCCCTCAATAAAGCTGGCTGTCATACTCGTCTCAACCTCGTCCATGACCGTGGAAACGCACATAAGCTTATAAGAGTCTCCCTGCTCGACTACCGAGACCTCGTTTAAGTCCCACCTGGTCTTCTCGAGAAAAGACCTCACGATGTCGAGCGACCCCCTGTACTTGTTCCTAATGTACAGCCCGTAGGCCCTCCCCGCCTCATAGAACACCCTCCGGACGTCGTCGCTGTCGCCCGTCTTCTCCAGTAGGGTCTCTACTACCTCGTGGGGGACGAACACTGCTCCGAGCTTCTTCTCTACCTCTACTACCTTGAGGAGGTCTATCAGCTCCTCCATGTTGTAGCCCATGTCGAAGGCCTCTACTACCTGCCTCAGTACCCGGTCTAGTAGCTTAGCAAGCGACTCGCCTCTAGCGTAGGCTAGCCTCGCAAGCCTCTCCAGCACGTCCTCCGAGACGTATATTAACTTCTTCCTGCTCGCGTCAGGCATTGCCCGATCTACCTGTCACGATCACCGTCTTACCCACTACCTCGCTTGAGTCCACTCTGTACCCGAGCCCCTCTAAGAAGCCCTCTACCATGGACTTGAACAGGTCTGCGTACTCCGGGCTGAACCGAGGGCTGGTGACAAACACCTCGACCCCGTCACCCAACTCCCTGACCTCGAACTCGGGTATGTCCCAGAAAATCCAGGTCGCCATGCTCTTGAACTGAGATAGGGCCCTCTCGCCGTACTTCGCTTTAAAAGACTTGGCCATCCACACCCCCGCGTCCCTCCAGGCCGCGTGCGCCTCCAGGCGGTTCCTGTAAGCCATCTTAACCATGGCCTGGAAGAGGTTCTCGAGCAGTAACACGAAGCCTGACTCACGTATTTGCTTGAAGAATAAGAACTCGTTGACAACACCCGTGATCGAGTACCCCTCCTTCTCTGCCTTGATAGCCACCTCGAAAAGCTCGTTCACGTAGTCGTACAAGCTGTAGCCCCTTCTCCTGGCGATCTCCTTTACCGCGTCGATCAAGTCCTCGCGGGCCGCAAAAGTCTTCCTCCTAGCCGACACAAAAACCATCCTCAGGTATAGTTAAGTCGCCCCGAACTTAATAACGTGAGTGCGCGGAGGTCGAAGCTGGGAACCACGATATAGCGTGAAGATTTAATAGGTTCACCAACACTATTCATCAACCGATAAAGGGCCCGGACATAGAGCGTAAAGCGATGATGAGCTTGGGCCATTAAGCAGCGAAAATGGCCCGGGTAGCTCAGCCTGGTAGAGCGCCGGGCTGTGGACGGCCCCTAATAGGGGCCGGCACAGACCCGGAGGTCCCGGGTTCAAATCCCGGCCCGGGCCCTTCATTTGACTTAAGCGTTTCCCTTTAATGCACGACACGAAGTAATGAGTATTGGGTCGTTCTACTCTCTGAGACCCGTTTAAGGCGTGTCTCTGCTAGTAGAGCCCCGAAGGTCGGAATAGCAAGCTTAGAATTCGACGCCCCTAGTCCCCGAGATAGAGTCCTCTAGAGACGCCTCATTACAGTCTTGGCCTCTAGAATGTCGTCTCTAAAGCCTCACGTGCCCCCTGACCTGTGTAACCGCATGAAGCCCTGAGATGATGATAGGCACCTGGTTTACCTGGGGCGATCCCCATTGCTTCTCGACTTAGAGTAAGCAATGACTATGGAGGAGAGGGCCGCTGCTGTGATGAAACACCCTGCTCTCAGCGTGTTAGAGCCCACTAGGGGTTGAGCTGGTAGGAGGAGGATACCGCCGAGGCTTGTGAAGAATATGACCTGTCCAAAGCCGTGAGTTCTGTTGTTCTCCCTACTCCTCTCCGCGACGTACGAGTACACTGACGTGTCTAGGAACGGGTATAGGGGGACCAGCCAGAGCAGGGCCGGCACGATACCGCTTGTCAGGGCGAACAGCCAGTAGGTGACTAGGTAGGAGGCGCTCGACGCTATGTAAACGTTTAACGGACCATACTTGTCGACTACGCGGCCCGACACCAGCCTCGCGAAGGGGCTTATAAGGGAGCCTATGAAGCCGTAGAACAACCCGTACAAGACGTACCTTGTCCCCTCGTCTACTTGTGAAAACAGCTCGTCTATACTCCTGCTAAGCTTTACAGCGCCCACAGCGAAGAACATCTCGCGGGCGAATACGATTAGGGTTAAAGACGTGAGGAAGGCTGTCAACCCTCTGTCCCTTAGCCCCCACTCAATTTTACTGTAGCTAGTGCTCTTCCCCGTAGGGCTTAAAGCCCAACCCGCTACGAACGTGGTCGCGAATAGGAGGGCTATTAACAGGAACACGAGAAAGGCCCCACCCAACTTGTACACGAGGCCAGATAGTAGGGCTCCGACCCCGAAGCCTAGCCCTGTCGCGATTGTGAAGCTACTGTAGGCCTTACCGTACTCGCCCGTGACCTCCTGGAACACGGAGGAGATGACGCTCGGCCACGATAAAGCCCACAAGAGGCTCGACAAGCTTATGACAGCCGAGAAAGCGTAAGGCTCCTTAATGAAGCTCGACGCGACGATCGGTAGCGAGGAAAGGCCCCCGATCAGAATACTCTTTCGGCCGAGACGCTGCTCTAGGAGAGCCGCGAAAAGCGAGGCCATGCTCATCCCCCATTCTAGACCTGCCAGCAACATGACGACCCTGCCCGCCGACAACTCGTCGACCAGGTACCTCCGCGTAAACGAGTAGTAGACTCCCCATCCCAGAGTGTTAACGAAGGCGACAGCCGCGTAAGCGCTCTTCTTGTCCTTGAACATCGCTCCACCACGCTGGTTGACGGCACCTTGTTAGCCTTCTTATTGTACTCGCCCGTGTTTAAAGCTGATTCATCTGTAAACCTCGATGACCGGGTCGACCAGCTTGTAGTCTACAACTAGACCTCTGTCCGTGATCCCGATCTCGGGGACAGACGGCAACGAAACGAACTCTAGCTGCATGAACGGATTGGGGAGGCTCAACCCCAGCACGTGCCTCGCGATGTACTCGAGTCTGTTTAACCTCTCCACGACCTCCTCGTAGCTCCTAGTCGACATCAACCCAGCGAACTCTAGAGGGAGCTCCGCCAATATCTCACCGCCCATTACGGCGACGAAGCCCCCACCTATCTCGCTCAGCCTTCTCACAGCGACGTACATGTCTAGAGGGTCTACGCCAACTACCACTATGTTGTGGTGGTCGTGTGACACGCTTGAACCTATCGCCCCCTTCTTCAGGCCGAAGCCCCTCACAAAACCCTTGCCTACGTTGGGCAGCCCCTTGTGCCTCTCCACCACTGCTATGTGGATGATGTCGCGCCCCACGTCCCCAATTACTACTCCGCTTCTAACCCCTAGCCACTCTCTTAGCTCCTTCTTGAGGATCTGCCCAGGGATCACTCCTATCACCCTCACTAGGGCCTTTCTACTCTCCGAGCCGACTTTTACCACAAGGTCCTCCGCCTTTAGACCCTGGTTGACTCTCACGGTGTTCCTCGCCCACTCGGGTAACTCGACCCGCGGGACCTCGAACATGAGTCTACCTTCGTGGTACACAGTCTCACCGTCGAAGACTACGGTCCTTATACCCAGCTTCTCGAGACTGTCTACGACCAATACGTCTGCTTTACGACCTGGGGCCAGAGAGCCTATTAAGTGGTCTAGCCTGAAGTACGTGGCGGGGTTTATAGTCGCCATCTGAACCGCCACGATAGGGTCTAGACCCTCCTCAATAGACTTTCGTACATTGTAGTCGATGTGCCCTTCTCTCAAGATGTCCGTGGGATGCTTATCGTCGGTGCAGAACATCAGTTGGCGGTAGTCCCTGAGCCTGCCCACCAATCCCTTGACCACGTCGGTGAGGTTCCTCTCGCTACTACCCTCTCTCACCATGACTGCTACACCCCTGACCAGCTTAACAAAAGCCTCGTCGCCGGAGACAACCTCGTGGTCGTCTGTAAGCACGGCTGACGCTAGCGCGTTAACGAAGTCTTCCTCTACTACTCCAGCCATGTGACCATTAGACCTCTTCCCGAGCTTCAAAGCTGCCTCAACCCTCCTCAGGTAGCCCGGATCCCTCAGTATGTTCTGGTAGTTCAGCTCGCCAAGCGAGACAGCGGATTCTTCTCTGAGCAGCTCCTCCACATCTCTGTCCTCTAGTACGGCACCTGTAGTCTCTAGCCCGGGTGCTGTGGGGACCCTGGATGGGACTTGTACGAACACCCTGATCTTCGACATCCTACTCATCTCCACTAGTAGCCTGACGCCTCTTACTCCGAGGACGTTGGCTATCTCGTGGGGGTCTGCCATGAGAGTGGTGACACCGTGTGGTATGAGGAGGCGTGCTAGTTGCTGTGGGACGAGTAGTGTGCTCTCGATGTGGATGTGGGAGTCTATGAAGCCGGGTAAGAGGTAGTGACCCTTAACGTCGAGTACCAAATCGGCGTCTCTGACTCTCTTAGTCAACCCGATGATCCTGTCCTTGTAGATCTCGAGGTTCCCCTCGACAACGCTGCCGGTAAACACGTCGACG
Encoded here:
- the ade gene encoding adenine deaminase translates to MRSLIEYFEAAAGRRRPTLLLKNARIVDVFTGSVVEGNLEIYKDRIIGLTKRVRDADLVLDVKGHYLLPGFIDSHIHIESTLLVPQQLARLLIPHGVTTLMADPHEIANVLGVRGVRLLVEMSRMSKIRVFVQVPSRVPTAPGLETTGAVLEDRDVEELLREESAVSLGELNYQNILRDPGYLRRVEAALKLGKRSNGHMAGVVEEDFVNALASAVLTDDHEVVSGDEAFVKLVRGVAVMVREGSSERNLTDVVKGLVGRLRDYRQLMFCTDDKHPTDILREGHIDYNVRKSIEEGLDPIVAVQMATINPATYFRLDHLIGSLAPGRKADVLVVDSLEKLGIRTVVFDGETVYHEGRLMFEVPRVELPEWARNTVRVNQGLKAEDLVVKVGSESRKALVRVIGVIPGQILKKELREWLGVRSGVVIGDVGRDIIHIAVVERHKGLPNVGKGFVRGFGLKKGAIGSSVSHDHHNIVVVGVDPLDMYVAVRRLSEIGGGFVAVMGGEILAELPLEFAGLMSTRSYEEVVERLNRLEYIARHVLGLSLPNPFMQLEFVSLPSVPEIGITDRGLVVDYKLVDPVIEVYR
- a CDS encoding MFS transporter; translation: MFKDKKSAYAAVAFVNTLGWGVYYSFTRRYLVDELSAGRVVMLLAGLEWGMSMASLFAALLEQRLGRKSILIGGLSSLPIVASSFIKEPYAFSAVISLSSLLWALSWPSVISSVFQEVTGEYGKAYSSFTIATGLGFGVGALLSGLVYKLGGAFLVFLLIALLFATTFVAGWALSPTGKSTSYSKIEWGLRDRGLTAFLTSLTLIVFAREMFFAVGAVKLSRSIDELFSQVDEGTRYVLYGLFYGFIGSLISPFARLVSGRVVDKYGPLNVYIASSASYLVTYWLFALTSGIVPALLWLVPLYPFLDTSVYSYVAERSRENNRTHGFGQVIFFTSLGGILLLPAQPLVGSNTLRAGCFITAAALSSIVIAYSKSRSNGDRPR